CACATCAAATGAAAACCATCACGCCCGGTTACACAAAATTCCCGACAGACCCACCTGGTCAAGATTCATGTCGTTCTGTGTCATGAAGGTCAATCAGTCGAGGTCACCGCCGCGTCCTGCTCCCTCTTATAGGTCAGCTCAGACATTCGTCCTCCTGGTTTTCGCGGCCTGCTCAGTGCGTCGTTCTACCACGGTGGTCTGACAGTTGAGGGATAGAAGCACGCCAAGGGCTGTATGTCCCCAGTCTGGAGGACCTCATATGACCACATGATCGTTGTTCAAATGCGCCTGGTTGGGAAAGGGGCGTTGCGACTTTCGGTCGGGAGCCTTGCGGGTGGCGTGCGGGTTTGCGGGTCAGATGCCGATGTCGAGTTGTGGGCCTCGGCCGGGTCCGTCTCGTTCGGGGAGGCGGGGTGGGAGCTCTTGTTGGATTTGGTCGATCCGGTTGAATGCCTGTGGGGCGGCGGGGGGCGGGTAGCCGAGTCGGTGTTCGATGAGGCCGATGCAGCAGTCGGCCATGTCGGCGGCGGCTCGGGCCATTTGCGCCGAGAACTCGTCGGTGGCGTCGTCGGGGTCGCCGACGATGTCAATGTCGTCGGGATAGGTTCCGGCCTCGCGCCAAACCGACGCGTCATGGGGGCTGATGGGCCCCAAACAGGCTGCGAGCCGGTGTGCGGCTGACGGGGCGAGGTGTTCGCCGGCAGCGTCGATCAGATGGCCGACGCCGTGGACCTTGCCGGGGTGGTCGCCCTCGAGAGCGTGGACGAGGGCCTTGAGCGAGGTCTCCATGACGGTCTGGGACAGCTCGCAAACACTTAGCAGGCGGCTGTGCTTCAATCTGTCGGCCTCGCGCAGGTCGCCGGCCAACACCGCGTCGCGCTCTTTGGTTGAGGTCTCCAGGGCCATCAGGAGTTTGGTGAGCGCGTTTACCGCATTATTGAGGCTGCGGCCAGCCTGGTCGGCGTCAGACGGCGCCATTCCGATCTCCTTGTCCCAGTAGATACAGCCCCGCGGAGGCCGCGAGGCCAACGTGACCGCATGAGAGGCGATGTGGGCCTCGAAGGTGGAGCGGCACCGATGGGCGCGGATCTCCCACTCGGGCCGGTCGGTGACCCGCACATCGCAGCCGAACCCGGTAGCCCCCAGAACCGTCCGCCGGGCATTCTCGGCGATCAAGCGCCGGTCGGCGTAGTCGCCCAAGTCGTCGAACACCAGCACCAGATCCAAGTCCGAACCGGGCCCCTGCGAGCCCTGGGCCACCGAGCCGAACAACAGCACCTCGCCGGGGTCCAAAACCTCCCCGAGCGCGACAGCGGCCCGCCGGGCGTCCTCCAGCGTCGGCAGACCACGAGAAGCAACCAGAGCCACACCCAAAGGATACAGCCCAACCACAACACCACAACGCCCCACCCCGGCCCCCCAATCCAACGACCAGCCC
This window of the bacterium genome carries:
- a CDS encoding nucleotidyltransferase domain-containing protein gives rise to the protein MALVASRGLPTLEDARRAAVALGEVLDPGEVLLFGSVAQGSQGPGSDLDLVLVFDDLGDYADRRLIAENARRTVLGATGFGCDVRVTDRPEWEIRAHRCRSTFEAHIASHAVTLASRPPRGCIYWDKEIGMAPSDADQAGRSLNNAVNALTKLLMALETSTKERDAVLAGDLREADRLKHSRLLSVCELSQTVMETSLKALVHALEGDHPGKVHGVGHLIDAAGEHLAPSAAHRLAACLGPISPHDASVWREAGTYPDDIDIVGDPDDATDEFSAQMARAAADMADCCIGLIEHRLGYPPPAAPQAFNRIDQIQQELPPRLPERDGPGRGPQLDIGI